In Flavobacteriales bacterium, one genomic interval encodes:
- a CDS encoding ribonuclease H-like domain-containing protein, whose translation MRPDKPNDLSKVLFLDIETVPQEYSWNKLNPSSAKLFSDKTRFEQERNEKTAEEIYSEKGGILAEFGKIICIGVGSVQKSESGYSLRVTSFQDDDEAVVLRKFVELLNKHYSADDHWLCGHNGKEFDFPYIARRCVVHRIQLPKLLDVAGRKPWELGLLDTMNLWSFGDRKAYTSLALLTHILGISTPKDDITGADVARVYYEEQGLERIAAYCKKDVVATAQVFLRLTGKEPIPEERITLV comes from the coding sequence ATGAGACCGGACAAACCGAACGACCTGAGCAAGGTCCTATTCCTGGACATCGAGACCGTACCTCAGGAATATTCCTGGAACAAGTTGAACCCAAGCAGCGCAAAACTCTTCAGTGATAAAACGCGTTTCGAACAAGAACGGAATGAGAAAACCGCTGAAGAGATCTACAGTGAGAAGGGAGGGATCCTAGCGGAATTCGGAAAGATCATTTGCATTGGTGTAGGAAGCGTTCAGAAGAGCGAGAGCGGCTATTCATTGCGCGTCACTTCCTTTCAGGATGATGACGAAGCCGTTGTGCTACGAAAGTTCGTTGAGCTGTTGAACAAGCACTATTCCGCAGATGACCATTGGCTCTGCGGCCACAATGGTAAAGAATTCGACTTTCCGTACATCGCACGCAGGTGTGTCGTACACCGGATCCAGCTACCGAAACTGCTCGATGTTGCCGGTAGAAAACCGTGGGAGCTCGGCTTATTGGATACCATGAACCTGTGGAGCTTTGGCGACCGGAAAGCCTATACCTCACTGGCGTTGCTCACCCATATTCTCGGTATTTCAACACCAAAGGACGATATCACCGGTGCTGATGTCGCACGGGTTTACTACGAAGAGCAGGGGCTTGAACGGATCGCTGCATATTGCAAAAAGGATGTGGTAGCGACCGCTCAGGTTTTCTTGCGGTTGACCGGAAAGGAGCCGATACCTGAGGAGCGGATCACGCTGGTCTGA
- a CDS encoding cellulase family glycosylhydrolase produces MFGKPKIHLAAVSSFHVLLLAFLVVGCTGCGRRSLDGAVEMRDGQFVVREKPFYPMALNYILAIHVRGDSIWAGPSKDYARVDPNEEPSRAAMHTSFRADMELIHEAGFNTVRLVGIGELLRDRKGYFMKAFTINDVDTIIEVLPDDERFLNELDTVMRIVREAGLRSIFLTTVHADVPETEDLFVSIAERITKDSALMAFDMFNEPLYFDKSERPKQEAIAIAAHWRDLVREHAPYQFYTVGLTGIRETFEFDPNLLNVDFISFHPYEYEPDQVRNELTWYHRNVDVPWIIGETAIPADNDSVPYEAQLTFAEKVLQQSRACGAEGFSWWQYKDVVWNEFHPSFMGVLNREGITRTASGLTVKGTPKPVMRVLVEFDPNTDPGPCDCLPNYLNYSEGTVSAITGRLVDEHGEPINEGVVLGWNEHWSASYHTTSGPDGRFQLRGTFYLHHWMASATYHKMDRGDAFPIAMNRGADGIPAYELGDIVLEGLD; encoded by the coding sequence ATGTTCGGTAAACCCAAGATCCATTTAGCGGCGGTCAGTAGCTTTCATGTGTTACTGTTGGCGTTCTTGGTGGTTGGTTGCACGGGTTGTGGACGAAGGTCGTTGGATGGTGCAGTTGAAATGCGCGATGGCCAATTCGTGGTTCGCGAAAAGCCGTTCTATCCGATGGCCCTTAATTATATTTTGGCCATCCATGTACGCGGTGATTCGATCTGGGCCGGACCAAGCAAGGATTATGCACGGGTGGACCCGAACGAAGAACCTTCGCGCGCTGCTATGCATACGTCATTTCGTGCTGATATGGAACTGATCCATGAAGCAGGGTTCAATACCGTGCGGTTGGTCGGGATCGGGGAACTGTTGCGCGACCGTAAGGGCTATTTCATGAAGGCGTTCACGATAAACGATGTGGACACCATTATTGAAGTGCTTCCTGATGATGAGCGGTTCCTGAATGAACTGGATACCGTTATGCGCATCGTACGCGAGGCCGGCCTGCGCTCGATCTTCCTTACTACGGTGCATGCCGATGTTCCAGAAACCGAAGACCTCTTTGTTTCCATCGCAGAACGCATCACAAAGGACTCTGCGCTCATGGCCTTTGATATGTTCAACGAGCCGTTATACTTCGATAAATCGGAACGACCGAAACAGGAAGCGATCGCAATTGCAGCGCATTGGCGAGATCTGGTTCGCGAACATGCGCCATACCAATTCTACACGGTAGGCCTTACCGGGATCCGGGAAACATTCGAGTTCGACCCCAATCTATTGAACGTGGATTTCATCAGCTTCCACCCGTACGAATACGAGCCTGATCAGGTGCGCAATGAACTTACGTGGTATCATCGCAATGTGGATGTGCCTTGGATCATTGGCGAAACAGCTATCCCAGCGGATAACGACTCCGTGCCTTATGAAGCACAACTTACATTCGCGGAAAAGGTGTTGCAACAAAGTCGTGCGTGCGGCGCCGAAGGGTTTTCCTGGTGGCAATACAAAGACGTAGTGTGGAATGAATTCCATCCTAGTTTCATGGGCGTATTGAATAGAGAAGGGATCACACGAACGGCAAGTGGGCTCACGGTAAAGGGCACACCCAAACCGGTCATGCGCGTCCTAGTGGAATTCGATCCGAACACGGACCCAGGGCCATGTGATTGTTTACCGAATTACCTGAACTATTCGGAAGGAACCGTATCTGCAATTACCGGGCGGTTGGTGGATGAACACGGTGAACCGATCAACGAAGGAGTAGTGCTTGGTTGGAATGAACATTGGTCTGCCAGCTACCACACCACATCCGGACCTGATGGAAGATTCCAACTACGCGGAACGTTCTATCTCCACCACTGGATGGCCAGTGCTACCTACCACAAAATGGATCGAGGCGATGCGTTTCCCATTGCAATGAACAGGGGCGCAGATGGCATCCCGGCTTATGAGTTGGGGGACATTGTGCTGGAGGGTTTGGACTGA
- a CDS encoding bifunctional phosphoglucose/phosphomannose isomerase, giving the protein MQNLIDAFPKQLKEALEIGRKAQLKAPGGPYSNVVVTGLGGSGIGGRIAAQLLSKEAKCPIEVYSNYYLPGYVNHKSLVIACSYSGNTEETLAAMEQALNKGARVCVVTSGGAMLEMAKAKGLDHIIIPGGNPPRTMLAYSLVQQFFLLHHFGICGDGFEGAINTAANMLQDDKAHIQKAAMELTEKLVGKRLVIYSEANTEAVSIRFRQQVNENSKELCWHHAIPEMNHNELVGWAGGDKSLGVVIFRHKEDHERTQMRMEINKSIFEKYTPNIFEVWSKGDTSFARQLYLINLGDWVSLYWAQKKGVDPSEIAVINMLKGKLAEVK; this is encoded by the coding sequence ATGCAAAACTTGATCGACGCATTTCCTAAGCAATTGAAAGAGGCCCTTGAGATCGGCCGTAAAGCTCAGCTCAAAGCACCCGGAGGGCCATATTCCAACGTCGTTGTTACCGGTCTAGGTGGCAGCGGAATTGGCGGTCGTATTGCAGCTCAACTGTTGAGCAAGGAAGCGAAGTGCCCGATCGAAGTGTATAGCAACTATTACCTGCCGGGTTATGTGAACCACAAGAGTTTGGTGATCGCTTGCAGTTATAGCGGCAATACCGAAGAGACCTTGGCCGCCATGGAACAAGCCCTGAACAAAGGTGCTCGCGTATGCGTGGTCACCAGCGGTGGTGCCATGTTGGAGATGGCCAAAGCAAAAGGCTTGGACCATATCATTATTCCAGGTGGGAACCCACCGCGCACCATGTTGGCATATTCGTTGGTCCAACAATTCTTCTTGTTGCATCATTTTGGGATCTGTGGCGATGGTTTCGAGGGTGCGATAAACACCGCTGCGAACATGTTGCAGGATGATAAAGCACACATCCAGAAAGCAGCAATGGAACTCACCGAAAAATTGGTGGGTAAGCGCTTGGTGATCTATAGCGAAGCCAATACGGAGGCCGTGAGCATCAGATTCCGTCAGCAGGTGAACGAGAACAGCAAAGAACTGTGTTGGCACCATGCCATTCCCGAAATGAACCACAATGAATTGGTAGGATGGGCCGGTGGCGACAAGAGTTTGGGTGTGGTCATCTTCCGTCATAAAGAAGACCATGAACGCACACAGATGCGCATGGAGATCAACAAAAGCATCTTCGAGAAATACACACCGAACATCTTCGAGGTCTGGAGCAAGGGCGACACATCATTCGCTCGTCAGTTGTATCTGATCAACCTCGGCGATTGGGTGAGTTTGTACTGGGCACAGAAAAAAGGTGTTGACCCAAGCGAGATCGCGGTGATCAATATGCTGAAGGGGAAGTTGGCGGAGGTGAAGTAA
- a CDS encoding type II toxin-antitoxin system RelE/ParE family toxin — protein sequence MIIRFLISDTAESQMAKAKAWYELQSPGLGAPFLQTLDETFDSIRTFPRGFPIIRGTLRQAPVKKFPYVIIYQVGRSEVRVLRVIHGRRHPIHRTGGSRKP from the coding sequence ATGATCATTCGCTTTCTGATCTCTGATACTGCTGAGTCACAAATGGCAAAAGCCAAAGCTTGGTATGAACTCCAGTCTCCTGGATTAGGCGCACCTTTCTTGCAAACACTGGATGAAACATTTGACAGCATTCGAACCTTTCCACGCGGGTTTCCAATTATTCGAGGCACCCTACGACAAGCTCCGGTTAAAAAATTTCCGTATGTGATAATCTACCAGGTCGGTCGATCAGAGGTCCGAGTCCTGCGTGTAATCCATGGTCGCCGCCACCCCATCCATAGGACTGGCGGGTCAAGAAAACCTTAA
- a CDS encoding glycosyltransferase family 39 protein produces the protein MDVLRRIHSLIGGRVLFLIGFLALCGAYEYGRVMNLRPLPMHLWRQTDCLSLTWNYYAGGASFASPQIHAQMADGGTSGYSAGEFPLLYWSVAQIWKLTGQSEFAYRLVGLILHFFAAYALFLTLRRLLKSDFWAIGISLLWSTSPVIAYYTVGFLTDVPAFDLAVIGWYFFVRYATEQKKRHWVFTLAFWALATLLKVTAGMSLVAVLAIYAFATLRPKSMGELSTVFPKSKFGWGVVLVALAIIMAWYVHAEIYNEQHQGKYTFNGFWPLWEMDAQQIDNAIQYARDILVFQLFDTSVWLLVGIALIGLVKGRKQVPGAVLLLNALLLIGTVIYSILWFHALDGHDYYFINPLIALLVPVVSWAWWLRKYHADLFNAAWLRWAILGLLCYNVAYAANNMNMRSNPNSEMDRKDLLPLYHSEELKYWNSLRRNSLQDLLTITPYLRSLGIAPGDQVVCIDDPTINASLYFMGQPGRTGYGCGPDRAVSISEYAGRGAKYLVITEQGTRNDPAMQILYGHPLGVYGETYIYDLRDLDRAFKAETIYQQISGTGIPLPHRTNAMPCAKGANWCFGGEQYPLEIDGLPINTLPGATHTEVVVRGTIHWEQGYTDGGELILSEDDAEQQITLLPRSLGEGPFEHRYSVLTHQQPTRNKLFFSNGSGNGFELEGFEISVKQYFE, from the coding sequence ATGGATGTTCTACGCCGTATCCATTCCCTGATTGGTGGCCGTGTGCTATTCCTGATCGGATTTTTAGCATTGTGCGGTGCTTATGAGTATGGCCGTGTAATGAATCTTCGGCCGCTGCCTATGCACCTCTGGCGGCAGACCGATTGCCTGTCACTTACTTGGAACTACTACGCAGGTGGTGCGTCATTCGCGTCTCCACAGATCCACGCGCAAATGGCAGATGGTGGCACTAGTGGGTATAGTGCAGGCGAATTCCCGTTGCTGTATTGGAGTGTTGCGCAGATCTGGAAGCTTACCGGTCAGAGTGAATTCGCCTATCGTTTAGTTGGATTGATCTTGCATTTCTTTGCTGCCTATGCGCTGTTCCTAACGTTGCGGCGTTTGCTGAAGAGCGACTTTTGGGCGATCGGTATAAGCTTACTTTGGTCCACGTCTCCGGTGATCGCCTATTACACGGTCGGGTTCCTTACTGATGTTCCAGCATTCGACCTGGCAGTGATCGGTTGGTACTTTTTCGTCCGCTACGCTACCGAACAGAAAAAGCGACACTGGGTCTTCACGCTTGCGTTCTGGGCACTTGCGACGTTGCTGAAAGTAACCGCAGGCATGAGCCTTGTAGCTGTTCTTGCGATCTATGCGTTTGCAACACTCCGCCCCAAGAGCATGGGCGAATTGAGCACTGTGTTCCCTAAATCCAAATTCGGCTGGGGCGTGGTTCTTGTCGCATTGGCAATAATCATGGCGTGGTACGTCCATGCGGAGATCTATAACGAACAACACCAAGGTAAATACACATTCAATGGTTTTTGGCCGTTGTGGGAAATGGATGCACAACAGATCGACAATGCGATCCAATATGCACGTGATATTCTGGTGTTCCAACTATTCGATACCAGTGTTTGGTTGTTGGTAGGGATAGCGCTGATCGGTCTGGTGAAAGGGCGTAAGCAAGTGCCCGGCGCAGTACTCTTGCTCAATGCGCTCTTGTTGATCGGCACGGTGATCTATTCGATCCTGTGGTTCCATGCTTTGGATGGACACGATTACTATTTCATTAACCCGCTGATCGCGCTATTGGTACCCGTGGTCTCATGGGCATGGTGGCTTCGAAAGTATCATGCGGACCTGTTCAACGCGGCATGGCTTCGGTGGGCAATTCTTGGGCTGCTTTGTTACAATGTGGCGTACGCGGCCAACAATATGAATATGCGGAGCAATCCGAACTCAGAAATGGACCGAAAGGATCTGTTGCCGCTATACCATTCAGAAGAATTGAAGTATTGGAATTCGCTTCGGCGCAACTCCTTGCAAGACCTGTTGACGATCACTCCCTATCTGCGCAGCTTGGGTATTGCCCCTGGCGACCAAGTGGTGTGTATTGATGATCCAACCATTAATGCCTCTCTGTATTTCATGGGACAGCCAGGAAGAACGGGTTATGGTTGTGGCCCCGATCGTGCTGTTAGTATTTCAGAGTATGCTGGGCGTGGAGCCAAGTATTTGGTGATCACGGAGCAGGGCACGCGTAATGATCCAGCAATGCAGATACTCTATGGCCACCCCCTCGGTGTTTACGGCGAAACGTACATCTACGACCTGCGCGACTTGGATCGCGCATTCAAAGCAGAGACCATCTACCAACAGATAAGTGGCACAGGAATTCCGCTACCGCACCGCACCAATGCAATGCCATGCGCCAAGGGTGCCAACTGGTGTTTCGGGGGCGAGCAATATCCGTTGGAGATCGATGGTTTACCGATCAATACGCTGCCCGGTGCCACACATACGGAAGTGGTGGTGCGCGGAACGATCCATTGGGAACAAGGCTATACCGATGGAGGTGAATTGATCCTTTCCGAAGATGATGCGGAACAGCAGATCACCTTGTTACCACGCTCGTTGGGAGAAGGTCCATTCGAACATAGGTACAGTGTACTGACCCACCAACAGCCAACGCGCAACAAGTTGTTCTTCTCGAACGGCTCAGGAAATGGGTTTGAACTGGAAGGATTTGAGATCAGCGTTAAACAGTATTTTGAGTAG
- a CDS encoding DUF2029 domain-containing protein, which produces MASVRAHNPTRADRTKVEWFAGALVVLLGVVLLAYRAVSDGIAEKGDGIQHYMIARYSWLHPRLFVEHWGKPLFTLLASPFAQLGYAGMACFNALVAILTGFFAIRVLRRAGGIAQLTFPLLVMLSPQYAQLVVNGMTEVLFGLLTVLTVYLLFEKRYVLAALMVSFTPFSRPEYALFLPMVALWIVWCKQWKALPWLGVGFVVYGFVGGLLIGDPLWYWYGDPYHVDNDTYGSGDLFHFVDHARQIFGQPLLVLGLLACAIWPVLYWRSKELRNTLLLLAAVCAVPVFATLGLHSLIWWKGTFGSAGLWRVVATVVPIAALFTGYVLISAAAILLPGQRLQAALGAVVVVALAGWGWSDLHSETELPFHANEEQWMLDEAGDSVKRLRKEGMRVHSTHPFIAFRAGLDQFDTLQYIAQYGFPTPIQRGWNTRPGDLMVWESKYGPNESYIPIDSLLADEQFALRKVVCSNNSYRAIGQQPQEVMVFSMNSAKRSIVTDTLWGRGMQAQELAPRIDSTTCADNTVHEVCLLPNLYPYELRGLQVPEQDVLFDMINVQMDVSWVDNNGGSPALVLSQEMPGGFDRFEPLPLPQGKFNITFRMPPQCGALPAVLYLYNEGLTTITVKDILVTRDRWSQQLQ; this is translated from the coding sequence ATGGCATCAGTGCGCGCGCATAATCCGACCCGAGCGGACCGTACGAAGGTGGAGTGGTTCGCTGGGGCACTTGTCGTGCTCCTTGGCGTTGTGTTGCTTGCGTACCGGGCCGTTTCGGATGGCATTGCTGAAAAGGGCGATGGCATTCAGCACTACATGATAGCGCGCTATTCGTGGTTGCACCCGCGATTGTTCGTGGAGCATTGGGGCAAGCCTTTGTTCACGCTCCTGGCTTCTCCGTTCGCACAATTGGGCTATGCCGGCATGGCGTGCTTCAATGCTTTGGTAGCGATCCTTACCGGGTTCTTTGCGATCCGTGTGCTCCGCAGAGCAGGTGGAATTGCGCAGCTAACATTCCCGTTATTGGTCATGCTTTCTCCCCAGTATGCGCAGTTGGTGGTCAATGGAATGACGGAGGTATTGTTCGGGCTGCTTACGGTCCTTACGGTTTATCTGTTGTTCGAGAAACGCTATGTGCTTGCTGCGTTGATGGTGTCGTTCACTCCGTTCTCCAGACCGGAATATGCTTTGTTCCTGCCCATGGTGGCACTGTGGATCGTTTGGTGCAAACAGTGGAAAGCATTGCCATGGCTTGGAGTAGGTTTTGTCGTCTACGGATTCGTTGGCGGGTTGCTTATTGGCGATCCGCTGTGGTATTGGTACGGCGATCCATATCATGTGGATAATGACACCTACGGCTCTGGTGATCTTTTCCATTTCGTGGATCACGCGCGGCAGATCTTCGGTCAACCGTTGCTGGTGCTCGGGCTCTTGGCTTGCGCTATTTGGCCGGTACTCTATTGGCGATCGAAAGAGCTCCGCAACACACTGCTCTTGCTAGCTGCTGTTTGCGCGGTTCCTGTTTTTGCAACACTGGGTCTGCATTCGTTGATCTGGTGGAAAGGAACATTCGGTTCCGCAGGGCTCTGGCGCGTTGTTGCTACCGTAGTACCGATCGCCGCATTGTTCACAGGATATGTTCTGATCAGCGCAGCAGCGATCCTTCTTCCCGGACAACGGTTACAGGCTGCGCTAGGTGCGGTGGTCGTAGTTGCACTTGCTGGCTGGGGTTGGTCGGATCTGCATTCGGAGACCGAGCTGCCGTTCCATGCGAATGAAGAACAATGGATGTTGGATGAGGCCGGAGACAGTGTCAAGCGCTTGCGAAAGGAGGGTATGCGCGTACACTCAACGCATCCGTTTATCGCCTTTCGTGCAGGGCTGGATCAGTTCGATACACTCCAGTACATTGCGCAATACGGCTTTCCGACACCGATACAACGCGGCTGGAATACACGGCCCGGCGACCTCATGGTCTGGGAAAGTAAATACGGCCCAAATGAAAGTTATATTCCGATCGACTCCTTGTTGGCCGATGAACAGTTCGCTCTGCGAAAGGTGGTATGCTCCAATAACAGTTACCGAGCGATCGGGCAACAACCACAGGAAGTGATGGTGTTCTCAATGAACAGTGCGAAGCGTTCCATTGTTACGGATACACTGTGGGGGAGGGGAATGCAAGCGCAAGAACTCGCACCGCGGATCGATAGTACAACGTGTGCGGACAACACCGTTCATGAAGTTTGTTTATTACCCAACCTCTATCCGTACGAACTGCGTGGTCTACAGGTGCCAGAGCAAGACGTGCTTTTTGACATGATCAATGTGCAAATGGATGTAAGTTGGGTTGATAACAACGGTGGATCACCTGCTTTGGTTCTTTCGCAAGAGATGCCCGGCGGCTTTGATCGCTTCGAGCCACTGCCTCTGCCGCAAGGCAAGTTCAACATCACATTCCGAATGCCTCCACAATGCGGTGCTCTGCCTGCGGTCCTGTACCTCTACAACGAGGGGCTCACGACCATTACCGTTAAGGACATTCTGGTTACGCGCGACCGATGGTCCCAACAGCTACAGTGA
- a CDS encoding serine hydrolase produces MRILFRFFLWVAIVIGALIVLAYATGNDHLIRGLRYTYLIGRGSPEIDDRDFFPYSTIPAQAPQPWPQGERYGTLALTPEQEKELTDLYSVGFAVFQHDSLIFEQYWNGWDADSVSNSFSVAKSYISVLTGIAMDEGKINNVFQPVGDFLPEFKEGCYANISIYNLLTMSTGLDWSESGANPFSDNAKGYYGYNVREVSLGQPCRDEPGQKFDYISGSTQIMAEVLEAAYGQPLDVLVREKIWGPLGCEHDAYWGKDREDGDFRAFCCLYATARDFGRIGQLYLDSGMWNGKQIVPREYWLASITPADLEDNGKRNERYGYFWWLAEVDSHPIHYCRGFHGEYVVVIPHEDLVFVRTGMKREEVNTEGHPNDVYQWIAIARELAARKS; encoded by the coding sequence ATGCGCATATTGTTTCGTTTCTTCCTTTGGGTAGCTATTGTTATTGGCGCACTGATCGTTCTTGCATATGCAACGGGCAATGATCATCTGATCCGCGGTTTGCGCTATACCTATCTCATCGGACGCGGTTCTCCGGAGATCGATGACCGCGATTTTTTTCCTTATTCCACTATTCCTGCACAAGCACCACAACCATGGCCGCAAGGAGAGCGCTACGGAACGCTTGCACTAACGCCAGAGCAAGAGAAGGAACTAACGGACCTGTATTCGGTAGGTTTTGCGGTTTTCCAACATGACAGTTTGATCTTCGAGCAATACTGGAACGGCTGGGATGCGGATAGCGTGAGTAACAGTTTCAGCGTAGCAAAGAGTTACATCAGTGTGCTCACTGGCATAGCCATGGATGAAGGAAAGATCAACAACGTGTTCCAACCGGTCGGTGATTTTTTACCGGAGTTCAAAGAGGGTTGTTACGCTAACATCTCGATCTACAACCTACTTACAATGAGCACGGGTCTGGATTGGAGCGAAAGCGGTGCTAACCCGTTCAGCGATAATGCAAAAGGCTACTACGGGTACAATGTTCGCGAGGTAAGCCTTGGGCAGCCTTGTCGCGACGAACCGGGACAGAAATTCGATTACATCAGTGGCAGCACGCAGATCATGGCTGAGGTGTTGGAGGCGGCCTACGGCCAACCGTTGGATGTACTCGTTCGTGAAAAAATATGGGGACCATTGGGTTGTGAGCATGATGCGTATTGGGGTAAGGACCGTGAGGATGGTGACTTCCGTGCGTTCTGCTGTTTATATGCCACCGCGCGCGATTTCGGCAGGATCGGGCAGCTCTATTTGGATAGCGGCATGTGGAACGGGAAGCAGATCGTACCACGCGAATATTGGCTTGCGTCCATTACACCGGCGGATCTGGAAGACAACGGCAAACGCAATGAACGTTACGGCTATTTCTGGTGGTTAGCAGAAGTTGACAGCCATCCGATCCACTATTGTCGTGGATTCCACGGTGAGTACGTGGTCGTAATTCCACACGAGGACCTCGTATTCGTACGTACTGGCATGAAGCGTGAGGAAGTGAATACGGAAGGTCACCCGAACGATGTGTACCAATGGATAGCCATTGCACGGGAATTGGCTGCGAGGAAAAGTTGA
- a CDS encoding glycosyltransferase family 2 protein, with product MLPIRTLSLIIPAYNEERTIHFILDKVRDVVLINDIAKEVIIVNDGSTDGTVEAVKRYMEANPVMGIRLIEQPKNMGKGAAIHRGILESTGEYLLVQDADLEYDPREYNDLLRPVLEGFADVVYGSRFIGHHPHRILFFWHSIGNKFLTQLSNAFNNLNLTDMETCYKLIRSDIAKGLVLRERRFGFEPEVTAKLARVKGARIYEVGISYYGRTYAEGKKIGWKDGFRAIWCIVKYGISARA from the coding sequence TTGCTGCCGATACGCACACTTTCCCTCATCATTCCCGCCTACAACGAGGAACGCACGATCCATTTTATTTTGGATAAAGTGCGCGACGTTGTGTTGATCAACGACATCGCCAAGGAGGTGATCATTGTGAACGATGGGTCTACGGATGGCACCGTGGAAGCCGTGAAGCGGTACATGGAAGCGAACCCGGTAATGGGAATCCGCTTGATCGAGCAACCGAAGAACATGGGCAAAGGAGCTGCGATACATCGCGGTATCTTGGAATCCACAGGTGAATACCTGTTGGTGCAGGACGCCGATCTGGAATATGATCCCCGCGAATACAACGATCTTCTGAGACCAGTGCTGGAGGGCTTTGCCGATGTGGTCTATGGATCTCGGTTCATTGGGCATCACCCGCACAGGATCCTGTTCTTCTGGCACAGCATCGGCAACAAGTTCCTCACCCAACTTTCCAATGCGTTCAACAACCTGAACCTAACGGATATGGAGACGTGCTATAAACTGATCCGTAGCGATATTGCCAAAGGGTTGGTCCTGCGCGAAAGACGATTCGGGTTTGAACCCGAAGTGACCGCGAAACTTGCACGTGTGAAGGGTGCTCGGATCTATGAGGTCGGCATCAGTTATTATGGACGCACATACGCAGAAGGAAAAAAGATCGGTTGGAAAGATGGATTCCGGGCTATCTGGTGCATTGTGAAATATGGCATCAGTGCGCGCGCATAA
- the lipB gene encoding lipoyl(octanoyl) transferase LipB encodes MRKVHFQDLGLIPYADAWAFQKGLFQDTIDRKIANRKLPANEHIATQDHLLFCEHPHVYTLGKSGKQSHLLLNETGLREKGVEFFPIDRGGDITYHGPGQIVGYPIFDMDHHFTDIHRFLRTLEEAVIGTLEAYSIKAGRIEGLTGVWLDWEEPLKARKICALGIRASRWVTMHGFAFNVNTDLSYYENIVPCGIADKGVTCMAKELGGLLDIEAVKNRLKLELADLFDVELVTD; translated from the coding sequence ATGCGAAAAGTCCACTTCCAAGACCTCGGCCTGATCCCTTACGCGGATGCATGGGCGTTTCAAAAGGGCCTATTCCAGGATACCATCGACCGTAAGATCGCGAACCGCAAATTGCCGGCAAACGAACACATCGCAACACAGGACCATCTGCTTTTCTGCGAGCATCCACACGTATACACGTTAGGGAAAAGCGGCAAGCAGAGCCACTTGCTCTTGAACGAAACCGGCTTGCGCGAAAAGGGAGTAGAGTTTTTTCCAATTGATCGCGGTGGTGATATCACTTATCATGGGCCGGGGCAGATCGTCGGTTATCCGATCTTCGACATGGACCATCATTTCACGGATATTCATCGTTTTTTACGCACCTTGGAAGAGGCCGTGATCGGCACGTTAGAAGCGTATTCGATAAAAGCAGGACGAATTGAGGGTCTAACAGGCGTATGGTTGGATTGGGAAGAGCCCTTGAAAGCACGCAAGATCTGCGCACTGGGCATACGCGCCAGCCGCTGGGTGACCATGCATGGTTTCGCATTCAATGTGAACACGGACCTGAGCTACTACGAAAACATTGTTCCGTGCGGCATAGCCGATAAAGGCGTAACGTGTATGGCAAAAGAACTTGGCGGCCTATTGGATATCGAAGCGGTTAAGAACCGATTGAAGTTGGAATTGGCGGATCTCTTCGATGTGGAGCTGGTAACTGACTGA